In one Saccharibacillus brassicae genomic region, the following are encoded:
- a CDS encoding YajQ family cyclic di-GMP-binding protein, producing MASENSMDIVSKMDMQELKNAIDQAEREITSRFDFKGTKTSFELDKDSLTIISDDEYKLGAVIDILQSKMIKRGVPFKNLDFGKIETASLNTVRQKLGLKSGIESDSSKKINTLIRDSKLKVKSQIQGDQIRVTSKSRDDLQAVMKLLREAELPIELQFTNFK from the coding sequence GTGGCTTCTGAAAATTCAATGGATATCGTATCCAAAATGGATATGCAGGAACTAAAAAACGCAATCGATCAGGCGGAACGCGAAATTACGAGCCGCTTCGATTTCAAGGGAACCAAGACCAGCTTCGAACTGGACAAAGACTCGCTGACGATCATCTCCGACGACGAGTACAAACTCGGCGCGGTCATCGACATTTTGCAATCGAAGATGATCAAGCGCGGCGTCCCGTTCAAAAATCTGGATTTCGGCAAAATCGAGACCGCGTCGCTGAATACGGTCCGCCAAAAGCTGGGACTGAAGTCGGGCATCGAATCGGACAGCTCCAAAAAGATCAATACGCTGATCCGCGATTCCAAGCTCAAAGTCAAAAGCCAGATTCAGGGCGATCAGATTAGAGTCACTTCCAAAAGCCGGGACGATCTCCAGGCCGTCATGAAGCTTCTGCGCGAAGCCGAACTGCCGATCGAACTGCAATTCACCAACTTCAAATAA
- the pgsA gene encoding CDP-diacylglycerol--glycerol-3-phosphate 3-phosphatidyltransferase, translating into MNLPNRITLSRIFMIPVMMVFLLAELPFLPEPIVWHGVELGWGQLIACIIFVVASCTDGIDGYIARSRNLVTNLGKLMDPLADKLLVSAAFISLVQMDKLAAWMAIVIISREFAVTGLRQIALLDGAVMAAGSGGKIKTVLQIAAIVVLLLNNLPFEIWSFPADTILIWAAVIVTVYTGVDYFVRNRHLLKQSNA; encoded by the coding sequence ATGAATCTTCCCAATCGCATTACGCTCAGCCGAATTTTCATGATTCCGGTCATGATGGTCTTCCTCCTCGCGGAACTGCCTTTTCTGCCGGAGCCTATCGTCTGGCACGGAGTGGAGCTGGGCTGGGGCCAGCTGATCGCGTGCATCATCTTCGTCGTCGCCTCGTGTACCGACGGCATCGACGGCTATATCGCGCGCAGCCGCAACCTGGTGACCAATCTGGGCAAGCTGATGGACCCGCTCGCCGATAAGCTGCTCGTATCCGCGGCGTTCATCTCGCTCGTGCAGATGGACAAACTGGCCGCCTGGATGGCGATCGTCATCATCAGCCGCGAATTCGCCGTCACCGGCCTGCGCCAGATCGCGCTGCTCGACGGCGCCGTTATGGCCGCCGGCTCCGGAGGCAAGATCAAAACCGTTCTCCAGATCGCGGCCATCGTCGTGCTGCTGCTGAACAACCTCCCGTTCGAGATCTGGTCTTTCCCGGCCGATACGATCCTGATCTGGGCCGCCGTGATTGTCACCGTCTACACCGGCGTCGATTACTTTGTACGTAACCGTCATTTGCTGAAGCAGTCGAACGCGTAA
- a CDS encoding competence/damage-inducible protein A translates to MKAEIIAVGTELLLGQIVNTNAQYLSQELAALGIDVYFQTVVGDNKERLKEAIRQAQGRADVLVFSGGIGPTQDDLTKDAIAEVLGRDLRNDRPAMDKIAEFFADRGVPMTDNNKRQALVIDGCTPLPNATGLAVGVAISDEAGHHYIVLPGPPSELKPMFEAEAKPWLLHQVLTDEMPLYSRILKFAGIGESALEDKLLDLIDAQTDPTIAPYAKEGEVAIRLSTKAHDIQEADKKLTALEVQIQSRLPQHMYASEDVAIEETIVKMMADLGLTVSAAESCTGGMVMESLTTVPGSAAMLRGGIVCYSNEMKEKLLNVPHDYLEGEDAPGAVSREVVEVLAEQIRMITDTDYGLSVTGVAGPGYSERKPVGLVYIGISERGSETEVFELRIKGNRDTVRKRSTKTLLYRLWLRLLQAEKQD, encoded by the coding sequence GTGAAAGCCGAAATCATCGCTGTAGGGACCGAGCTTCTGCTCGGCCAGATCGTGAATACCAATGCCCAATATTTGTCGCAGGAGCTGGCCGCGCTCGGCATCGACGTCTATTTCCAGACCGTGGTCGGAGACAACAAGGAACGTCTCAAGGAAGCGATCCGCCAGGCGCAGGGACGGGCGGACGTACTCGTCTTTTCGGGCGGCATCGGACCGACGCAGGACGATCTGACGAAGGATGCGATCGCCGAAGTGCTCGGCCGGGATCTGCGGAACGATCGTCCGGCCATGGACAAGATCGCCGAGTTTTTCGCGGACCGCGGCGTGCCGATGACCGACAACAACAAGCGTCAGGCGCTCGTGATCGACGGCTGCACCCCGCTTCCGAACGCGACGGGACTTGCGGTGGGCGTGGCGATCAGCGACGAAGCCGGCCACCATTACATCGTGCTGCCGGGCCCGCCGAGCGAGCTCAAGCCGATGTTCGAGGCCGAAGCGAAGCCCTGGCTGCTGCATCAGGTGCTGACCGACGAGATGCCGCTGTATTCGCGCATCCTGAAGTTTGCCGGTATCGGCGAATCGGCGCTCGAAGACAAGCTGCTGGACCTGATCGACGCGCAGACGGACCCGACGATCGCGCCTTACGCCAAAGAAGGCGAAGTGGCGATCCGTTTGTCCACGAAGGCGCATGACATTCAGGAAGCCGACAAAAAGCTGACCGCGCTCGAAGTGCAGATCCAGAGCCGGCTGCCGCAGCATATGTATGCGAGCGAAGACGTGGCGATCGAAGAGACGATCGTGAAGATGATGGCGGATCTTGGACTGACCGTAAGCGCGGCCGAGAGCTGCACCGGCGGCATGGTCATGGAGAGCCTGACTACCGTGCCCGGCAGCGCGGCCATGCTCAGAGGCGGCATTGTCTGCTACTCCAACGAGATGAAGGAGAAGCTGCTGAACGTCCCGCACGATTACCTGGAAGGCGAAGACGCGCCCGGTGCGGTCAGCCGCGAAGTAGTGGAGGTGCTCGCCGAACAGATCCGCATGATCACGGATACGGACTATGGGCTGTCGGTCACCGGAGTGGCCGGACCGGGCTACTCGGAACGCAAGCCGGTAGGGCTCGTCTATATCGGCATCTCCGAGCGGGGCAGCGAGACGGAAGTGTTCGAACTGCGTATCAAGGGCAACCGGGACACCGTTCGCAAACGGTCCACCAAGACGCTGCTGTACCGGTTGTGGCTGCGCCTTCTGCAGGCGGAGAAGCAGGACTGA
- the recA gene encoding recombinase RecA — MSDRRAALDMALRQIEKQFGKGSIMKLGESTHMNVEVVPSGSIALDVALGTGGMPRGRIIEIYGPESSGKTTVALHAVAEVQKAGGQAAFIDAEHALDPKYAYNLGVNVDELLLSQPDTGEQGLEIAEALVRSGAVDIIVIDSVAALVPKAEIEGEMGDSHVGLQARLMSQALRKLSGAISKSNTIAIFINQLREKIGVMFGNPETTPGGRALKFYSTVRLDVRRIESIKMGNDIVGNRTRIKVVKNKVAPPFKQAEVDIMYGEGISKEGSLIDMGTEMDIVEKSGAWYSYSGERLGQGRENAKQFLKDHKEISLAIETKIRQASNLITLVEEPTEAQKKAEADEEQELLEIE, encoded by the coding sequence TTGTCAGATCGTCGTGCTGCGCTGGATATGGCGCTTCGCCAAATAGAGAAACAATTCGGAAAAGGTTCCATCATGAAGCTTGGAGAATCGACTCACATGAACGTCGAGGTCGTACCGAGCGGTTCTATCGCTCTGGACGTCGCATTGGGAACGGGCGGAATGCCGCGCGGACGGATCATCGAAATTTACGGACCGGAATCTTCGGGTAAGACGACCGTTGCGCTGCACGCGGTAGCCGAAGTGCAAAAAGCAGGCGGACAAGCCGCTTTCATCGACGCCGAGCACGCGCTCGATCCGAAGTACGCTTATAACCTGGGCGTTAACGTCGACGAACTGCTGCTCTCGCAGCCGGATACCGGCGAGCAAGGCCTTGAAATCGCCGAAGCACTCGTACGCAGCGGCGCGGTCGATATCATCGTTATCGACTCCGTAGCGGCTCTCGTACCAAAAGCCGAAATCGAAGGCGAAATGGGCGACTCCCACGTCGGTCTGCAAGCCCGCCTGATGTCTCAGGCGCTTCGCAAACTGTCCGGAGCCATCAGCAAGTCGAACACGATCGCCATCTTCATCAACCAGCTTCGCGAAAAAATCGGCGTTATGTTCGGTAACCCGGAGACAACGCCGGGCGGCCGCGCGCTGAAGTTCTATTCGACCGTACGTCTTGACGTGCGCCGTATCGAGTCTATCAAAATGGGCAACGATATCGTCGGCAACCGGACACGTATCAAAGTCGTGAAGAACAAAGTCGCACCTCCGTTCAAACAAGCGGAAGTGGATATCATGTACGGAGAAGGCATTTCCAAAGAAGGCAGCCTGATCGATATGGGAACCGAGATGGACATCGTCGAAAAAAGCGGTGCGTGGTATTCCTACTCGGGCGAGCGTCTGGGTCAAGGCCGCGAGAACGCGAAACAATTCCTCAAAGACCACAAAGAAATTTCGCTCGCGATCGAAACGAAGATTCGCCAAGCCAGCAATCTGATTACGCTTGTCGAAGAACCGACCGAAGCTCAGAAAAAGGCCGAAGCGGACGAAGAACAAGAACTGCTCGAAATCGAGTAA
- a CDS encoding regulatory protein RecX: protein MSFGRKPYGSNRNANRRGSSGDGDGESKNERSYEERLNNLGDFPEEETQEVTLVELLRRPRQSYRIYFGPHYITVHESTMVRYGMTKGSFFDKEAVDNIVRDNERQIAYAHAINFLSFKARTSGEIEQKLLEKEIDPEAAADTVHRLQEENLIDDASYAQEWAQQRVTGRKKGKVLVKQELKRKGIDQELIDDALDALGEDDELRSAEELAIKKWRTTKGDLWDRKRKTAAFIMRRGFSSDIARRALDLALSREGEDAEELGTEFD from the coding sequence ATGAGCTTTGGAAGAAAACCGTACGGAAGCAATCGGAACGCAAACCGGCGCGGCAGCTCCGGCGACGGCGACGGCGAAAGCAAAAACGAAAGATCATACGAAGAACGGCTGAACAATCTGGGCGATTTTCCCGAAGAAGAAACGCAGGAAGTGACGCTGGTCGAACTGCTGCGGCGTCCGCGCCAAAGTTACCGGATCTATTTCGGTCCGCATTATATCACCGTGCACGAATCCACGATGGTTCGCTATGGCATGACCAAAGGCAGCTTTTTCGACAAAGAAGCGGTCGACAATATCGTGCGCGACAACGAACGGCAGATTGCCTATGCGCACGCCATTAATTTTTTGAGCTTCAAGGCGCGCACTTCGGGCGAGATCGAGCAGAAGCTGCTGGAGAAAGAGATTGATCCGGAAGCGGCGGCGGACACGGTGCACAGGCTGCAGGAGGAGAATCTGATCGACGACGCTTCCTACGCCCAGGAATGGGCGCAGCAGCGGGTAACGGGGCGCAAAAAAGGCAAAGTACTCGTGAAGCAGGAGCTGAAGCGCAAAGGCATTGATCAGGAACTGATCGATGACGCGCTGGACGCGCTGGGCGAAGACGACGAGCTGCGCAGCGCGGAAGAACTCGCGATCAAAAAATGGCGCACGACCAAGGGAGACCTGTGGGATCGCAAGCGCAAAACGGCCGCTTTCATTATGCGCAGAGGCTTCTCCAGCGATATTGCGCGCCGGGCGCTGGACCTTGCTTTAAGCCGTGAAGGCGAAGATGCGGAAGAACTCGGAACGGAATTCGATTGA
- the rny gene encoding ribonuclease Y: protein MPNFWVAILVAAALFFGFVIGYFIRKSLAEAKISSAEQAAEQIVENAKKDAEALKKETVLEAKDEVHRIRTEAEKDIRERRNENQRLERRLLQKEESLDKKLESLERKEEQVANKEKRIEETKQQIERTLAQQLAELERISNLTTDDARSIILSSVEQETRHEAAQMMKDIEMQAKEEADRKAREIISLSIQRCAADHVAETTVSVVSLPNEEMKGRIIGREGRNIRALETLTGIDLIIDDTPEAVILSGFDPIRREIARTALEKLVADGRIHPARIEEMVEKSRKEVDERIREYGEQATFEVGAHGLHPDLIKILGRLRFRTSYGQNVLKHSMEVAYLAGLMAGELGQDVTLARRAGLLHDIGKALDHEVEGSHVEIGVELAKKYKEHAVVINSIASHHGDTEATSIIAMLVGAADALSAARPGARRETLETYIRRLEKLEEISESFDGVEKSFAIQAGREVRVMVQPDRIGDAESFKLARDITKKIESELDYPGHIKVTVIRETRAVEYAK, encoded by the coding sequence ATGCCAAATTTCTGGGTCGCGATTCTCGTTGCAGCCGCATTATTCTTTGGGTTCGTGATCGGATATTTTATTCGCAAATCTCTTGCTGAAGCTAAGATTTCCAGTGCGGAGCAGGCCGCTGAACAAATCGTGGAAAACGCGAAAAAAGATGCGGAAGCACTGAAGAAAGAAACGGTTCTCGAAGCGAAAGACGAAGTGCATCGAATCAGAACCGAAGCTGAAAAAGACATTCGTGAACGTCGGAATGAAAATCAACGACTAGAGAGACGATTGTTGCAGAAAGAAGAGTCGCTGGATAAAAAATTGGAATCGCTTGAACGTAAAGAAGAACAAGTGGCTAACAAAGAGAAACGCATCGAAGAAACCAAGCAGCAGATTGAAAGAACGCTTGCGCAGCAGTTGGCCGAATTGGAACGGATCTCCAACCTGACCACGGACGACGCAAGAAGCATCATCTTGAGCAGTGTCGAACAGGAAACGAGACACGAAGCCGCCCAAATGATGAAAGACATCGAAATGCAGGCCAAGGAAGAAGCGGACCGCAAAGCCCGGGAGATCATCTCGCTCTCGATTCAGCGCTGCGCCGCCGACCACGTGGCCGAGACGACGGTGTCTGTCGTTTCGCTGCCGAACGAAGAAATGAAAGGCCGGATCATCGGCCGCGAAGGACGGAATATCCGTGCGCTTGAGACGCTGACAGGTATCGACCTGATCATCGACGATACGCCGGAAGCCGTTATTTTGTCGGGCTTTGACCCGATCCGCCGCGAAATCGCCCGTACGGCACTTGAGAAGCTCGTAGCCGACGGACGGATTCACCCGGCCCGGATCGAAGAAATGGTCGAGAAGTCGCGCAAGGAAGTGGACGAGCGCATTCGCGAATACGGCGAACAAGCGACGTTCGAAGTCGGCGCGCACGGCCTGCACCCGGACCTGATCAAGATTTTGGGCCGTCTGCGCTTCCGTACGAGCTACGGGCAGAACGTGCTCAAGCACTCGATGGAAGTGGCTTACCTGGCCGGCCTGATGGCCGGAGAACTGGGTCAGGACGTGACGCTCGCAAGACGCGCCGGCCTGCTGCACGACATCGGCAAAGCGCTTGATCACGAAGTCGAAGGTTCGCACGTCGAAATCGGCGTCGAATTGGCCAAAAAGTACAAAGAGCACGCTGTCGTTATCAACAGTATCGCTTCGCACCACGGCGATACCGAAGCGACTTCGATCATTGCCATGCTCGTCGGAGCGGCGGACGCTTTGTCCGCGGCAAGACCGGGAGCACGGCGCGAGACGCTCGAGACGTACATCCGCAGACTCGAAAAGCTGGAAGAGATTTCCGAGTCGTTCGATGGAGTCGAGAAGTCTTTCGCGATCCAAGCGGGCCGCGAAGTTCGCGTCATGGTTCAACCGGATCGGATCGGCGATGCCGAGAGCTTCAAGCTGGCACGTGATATCACGAAGAAAATCGAGAGCGAACTCGATTATCCGGGGCATATCAAAGTGACCGTTATCCGCGAGACGCGGGCGGTCGAATATGCCAAATAG
- a CDS encoding TIGR00282 family metallophosphoesterase: MKLIFIGDIVGSPGRRAVKEMLPYLKSKYNPHIIIANGENAASGRGITHAIVRQLFELGVHGITMGNHTWDNKEILEFIDDEPRLIRPANFPPGTPGRGYTVIKANGKELAMVNLQGRTFLPAIDCPFRASDEIVDELRRNHKCILVDFHAEATSEKIAMGWHLDGRASLVVGTHTHVQSNDDRILPGGTAYLTDAGMVGPRDGILGMQQEGVLYRFKTQMPSRFNVDEEGKWHFHAVYVDIDEETGQARKIEKIRQMEDQFRME, encoded by the coding sequence ATGAAATTGATTTTTATCGGCGATATCGTCGGAAGTCCGGGCCGCCGCGCGGTCAAGGAAATGCTGCCTTACCTCAAATCGAAATATAACCCGCATATCATTATCGCCAACGGCGAAAACGCGGCTTCGGGACGAGGCATTACCCATGCCATCGTCAGACAGCTGTTCGAACTCGGCGTGCATGGCATTACGATGGGCAACCATACGTGGGACAACAAAGAAATTTTGGAGTTCATCGACGACGAACCGCGCCTGATTCGTCCGGCCAACTTTCCGCCGGGCACGCCGGGCCGGGGGTATACGGTCATCAAAGCGAACGGCAAAGAACTCGCGATGGTGAATCTGCAGGGGCGCACGTTCCTGCCGGCTATCGACTGTCCGTTCCGCGCTTCCGACGAGATCGTGGACGAGCTGCGCCGGAACCATAAATGTATCCTGGTCGATTTTCATGCCGAAGCCACGTCGGAGAAAATCGCGATGGGCTGGCATCTCGACGGCCGCGCTTCGCTTGTCGTCGGCACGCATACGCATGTGCAGAGCAACGACGACCGCATTCTGCCGGGCGGAACCGCTTATTTGACCGATGCGGGCATGGTCGGTCCGCGCGACGGCATTCTCGGCATGCAGCAGGAAGGCGTGCTGTACCGCTTCAAGACGCAGATGCCTTCGCGCTTCAACGTCGATGAAGAAGGCAAATGGCATTTCCACGCCGTTTACGTCGATATCGACGAAGAAACCGGGCAGGCACGCAAGATCGAAAAGATCCGCCAGATGGAAGACCAGTTCCGCATGGAATAA
- a CDS encoding stage V sporulation protein S: MDVLKVSAKSNPNSVAGALAGVLREQGAAELQAIGAGAINQAVKAVAIARGFVAPGGVDLICIPAFTDVIIDGEERTAIKLIVEPR, translated from the coding sequence ATGGATGTATTAAAAGTTTCTGCCAAATCCAATCCCAACTCCGTTGCCGGTGCGCTTGCGGGCGTGCTGCGCGAGCAAGGAGCCGCCGAACTTCAGGCGATCGGGGCGGGAGCCATCAACCAAGCGGTTAAAGCGGTAGCTATCGCGCGGGGCTTCGTAGCGCCCGGCGGGGTCGATCTGATTTGTATTCCGGCCTTTACCGACGTCATCATCGACGGAGAAGAACGGACGGCTATCAAGTTGATCGTAGAACCGAGGTAA
- the pduL gene encoding phosphate propanoyltransferase, translating to MSKIVPVGVSARHIHLSQEHVEKLFGQGYQLTEMKALSQPGQYAANETVEVVGSKGTFPKVRILGPSRPSTQLEISQTDSFALGVKAPVRESGKTSGTPGILIKGPAGEVQIEEGVIVAARHIHFHTSDAAKWDIQDQQMLKVRFGGDRGVVFENVVARVSDSFALDMHIDTDEANAVLAKTGDTAEIIG from the coding sequence ATGAGTAAAATCGTACCTGTAGGCGTGTCCGCACGTCACATCCATCTTAGCCAAGAACATGTCGAGAAATTGTTTGGACAAGGATATCAACTGACGGAAATGAAAGCTTTGTCGCAGCCCGGCCAATATGCCGCCAACGAAACGGTGGAAGTCGTGGGCTCCAAAGGCACGTTCCCGAAAGTCCGCATTCTGGGCCCGTCCCGTCCGTCGACCCAGTTGGAAATCTCGCAGACGGATTCGTTCGCGCTGGGCGTCAAAGCTCCGGTGCGCGAATCGGGTAAAACGTCCGGCACGCCGGGCATCCTGATCAAAGGACCGGCCGGCGAAGTGCAGATCGAAGAAGGCGTGATCGTGGCTGCCCGCCATATCCACTTCCATACGTCCGATGCCGCCAAATGGGACATTCAGGATCAGCAAATGCTGAAAGTACGCTTCGGCGGAGATCGCGGCGTCGTATTCGAAAACGTCGTGGCGCGCGTCTCCGATTCGTTCGCGCTCGATATGCATATCGATACCGACGAAGCGAACGCCGTTCTGGCGAAAACGGGCGACACAGCCGAAATCATCGGATAA